One window of the Saccopteryx bilineata isolate mSacBil1 chromosome 2, mSacBil1_pri_phased_curated, whole genome shotgun sequence genome contains the following:
- the CD63 gene encoding CD63 antigen, with amino-acid sequence MAVEGGMKCVKILHYVFLLAFCACAVGLIAVGIGAQYVLSQTISQGATPGSVLPVVIIAVGAFLFLVAIVGCCGACKENYCLLITFVIFLSLILLVEVAAAIAGYVFRDKVMSEFNKDFRQRMKDYPKQNKTVLILDRMQEEFKCCGAANYTDWDTIPLEPKGSVPDSCCVNVTQGCGINFTVKEIHTEGCVEKIGGWLRGNVLVVAAAALGIAFVEVLGIVFACCLVKNIQSGYEVM; translated from the exons ATGGCGGTGGAAGGAGGAATGAAATGTGTCAAGATCTTGCACTATGTTTTTCTGCTGGCCTTTTGc GCCTGTGCGGTGGGACTGATCGCTGTGGGGATAGGGGCCCAGTACGTCCTGAGTCAGACTATCAGCCAGGGGGCCACTCCCGGCTCTGTATTGCCTGTGGTCATCATTGCAGTGGGTGCCTTCCTCTTCTTGGTGGCCATTGTGGGCTGCTGTGGGGCCTGCAAGGAGAACTACTGTCTTTTGATCACG TTTGTCATCTTCCTATCTCTTATCTTGCTGGTGGAGGTGGCCGCAGCCATTGCTGGCTATGTGTTTAGAGACAAG GTGATGTCAGAGTTTAATAAGGACTTCCGGCAGCGGATGAAGGATTATCCTAAACAGAACAAGACAGTTTTGATCCTGGATAGGATGCAGGAAGAA tTCAAATGCTGCGGGGCGGCTAACTACACAGATTGGGACACCATCCCTCTTGAGCCCAAGGGCAGTGTCCCTGACTCCTGCTGCGTCAATGTCACTCAGGGCTGTGGGATTAATTTCACTGTGAAGGAAATCCATACTGAG GGCTGTGTGGAGAAGATTGGGGGCTGGCTGAGGGGCAATGTGCTGGTGGTGGCTGCAGCAGCTCTGGGCATTGCCTTTGTGGAG GTCCTGGGAATTGTCTTTGCCTGCTGCCTTGTGAAGAATATCCAAAGTGGCTATGAGGTGATGTAG
- the RDH5 gene encoding retinol dehydrogenase 5 yields the protein MWLPLLLGVLLWAALWLLRDRQSLPPSDAFVFITGCDSGFGRLLALRLDQKGFRVLASCLTPSGAEDLQRVASSRLHTTLLDVTDPQSVQQAAKWVETYVGKSGLFGLVNNAGVAGIIGPTPWLTQEDFHRVLNVNTLGPIRVTLALLPLLQQARGRVINITSVLGRLAANGGGYCVSKFGLEAFSDSLRRDMAPFGVRVSIVEPGFFQTPVTNLDSLENALKACWARLPPATRADYGDAFLTKYLKVQQRIMKLICNPDLTKVSRCLEHALTACHPRTRYSPGWDAKLLWLPASYLPASLVDAVLTWILPKPAQAVC from the exons atgtggctgcctctgctactGGGAGTCTTACTCTGGGCAGCACTGTGGCTGCTCAGGGACCGGCAGAGCCTGCCCCCCAGCGATGCCTTTGTCTTCATCACCGGCTGTGACTCTGGATTTGGGCGGCTTCTGGCACTGAGGCTGGACCAAAAAGGCTTCCGAGTCCTGGCCAGCTGCCTGACCCCCTCAGGGGCAGAGGATCTACAACGGGTAGCCTCCTCTCGTCTTCACACCACCCTGCTGGATGTCACTGATCCCCAGAGTGTCCAGCAGGCAGCCAAATGGGTGGAAACATATGTTGGGAAATCAG GGCTTTTTGGTCTGGTGAATAATGCTGGTGTGGCTGGTATCATTGGGCCCACACCGTGGCTGACCCAGGAGGATTTCCATCGGGTGCTGAATGTGAACACACTGGGTCCCATCAGGGTCACCCTCGCCCTGCTACCTTTACTGCAGCAGGCCCGGGGCCGGGTGATCAACATCACCAGTGTTCTGGGTCGCCTGGCAGCCAATGGTGGGGGCTACTGTGTCTCCAAGTTTGGCCTGGAAGCCTTCTCGGACAGCCTGAG GAGGGACATGGCTCCTTTTGGAGTACGAGTGTCCATCGTGGAGCCTGGCTTCTTCCAAACCCCTGTGACAAATCTGGATAGTTTGGAGAACGCCCTGAAGGCCTGCTGGGCACGGCTGCCTCCAGCCACACGGGCAGACTATGGGGATGCCTTCCTTACCAAGT ACCTGAAAGTGCAGCAACGTATCATGAAGCTGATTTGTAACCCGGACCTGACCAAGGTGAGCAGGTGCCTGGAGCATGCCCTGACTGCCTGTCATCCCAGAACCCGCTACAGCCCAGGCTGGGATGCCAAGCTGCTCTGGCTGCCAGCCTCCTACCTGCCAGCCAGCCTGGTGGATGCTGTGCTCACCTGGATCCTTCCCAAACCTGCCCAGGCAGTCTGCTAA
- the GDF11 gene encoding growth/differentiation factor 11 yields the protein MVLAAPLLLGFLLLALELRPRGEAAESPAVAAAAGVGGERSSRPAPSAAPEPDGCPVCVWRQHSRELRLESIKSQILSKLRLKEAPNISREVVKQLLPKAPPLQQILDLHDFQGDALQPEDFLEEDEYHATTETVISMAQETDPAVQTDGSPLCCHFHFSPKVMFTKVLKAQLWVYLRPVPRPATVYLQILRLKPLTGEGTAGGGGGGRRHIRIRSLKIELHSRSGHWQSIDFKQVLHSWFRQPQSNWGIEINAFDPSGTDLAVTSLGPGAEGLHPFMELRVLENTKRSRRNLGLDCDEHSSESRCCRYPLTVDFEAFGWDWIIAPKRYKANYCSGQCEYMFMQKYPHTHLVQQANPRGSAGPCCTPTKMSPINMLYFNDKQQIIYGKIPGMVVDRCGCS from the exons atGGTGCTCGCGGCCCCCCTACTGctgggcttcctgctcctcgccctGGAGCTGCGGCCCCGGGGGGAGGCGGCCGAGAGCCccgcggtggcggcggcggcgggggtcGGGGGGGAGCGCTCGAGCCGACCAGCCCCGTCCGCGGCGCCGGAGCCCGACGGCTGCCCCGTGTGCGTGTGGCGGCAGCACAGCCGCGAGCTGCGCCTGGAGAGCATCAAGTCGCAGATcctgagcaaactgaggctcaaggaggCTCCCAACATTAGCCGCGAGGTGGTGAAGCAGCTGCTGCCCAAGGCGCCGCCGCTGCAGCAGATCCTGGACTTGCACGATTTCCAGGGCGACGCGCTGCAGCCcgaggacttcctggaggaggacgAGTACCACGCCACCACTGAGACTGTCATTAGCATGGCCCAGGAGA CGGACCCTGCGGTGCAGACTGATGGCAGCCCTCTCTGCTGCCATTTCCACTTCAGCCCAAAGGTGATGTTCACAAAGGTACTAAAGGCCCAGCTGTGGGTGTATCTACGGCCGGTGCCCCGCCCAGCCACAGTCTACCTGCAGATATTGCGGCTGAAACCCCTTACTGGGGAAGGgactgctgggggagggggcggaggcCGACGACACATCCGTATCCGCTCACTCAAGATTGAGCTGCACTCACGCTCCGGCCACTGGCAGAGCATCGACTTCAAGCAAGTGCTACATAGCTGGTTCCGCCAGCCACAGAGCAACTGGGGCATCGAGATCAACGCCTTTGACCCCAGTGGTACAGACCTGGCTGTCACCTCCCTGGGGCCAGGAGCTGAGGGGCTG CATCCTTTCATGGAGCTTCGAGTCCTAGAGAACACAAAACGGTCCCGGCGGAACCTGGGCCTGGACTGCGATGAGCACTCAAGTGAGTCCCGCTGCTGTCGGTATCCCCTCACAGTAGACTTTGAGGCTTTCGGCTGGGACTGGATCATCGCACCTAAACGCTACAAGGCCAATTACTGCTCCGGCCAGTGCGAGTACATGTTCATGCAAAAGTATCCGCACACCCACTTGGTGCAACAGGCTAATCCAAGAGGTTCTGCTGGGCCCTGCTGTACCCCTACCAAGATGTCCCCAATCAACATGCTCTACTTCAATGACAAACAGCAGATTATCTACGGCAAGATCCCTGGCATGGTGGTGGATCGCTGTGGCTGCTCTTAA